The Budorcas taxicolor isolate Tak-1 chromosome 2, Takin1.1, whole genome shotgun sequence nucleotide sequence aataaaattattttatggacTCCGCTAATGAGATGACTTTGTAAGATAACTTCCTATCCACCTAGAGACTTTTGCTTGCTTCCAAATGTTTAGCTGAGTATGTATCGCAGCAATAGTTCATTTTTATTGAGTGCATACCATGTGCAAAACATTTTACATGAATTtccccatttaatcctcacaaaatccTTATAATGatggcattatttttatttatactttaccAATaatgaaactgagactcagagaagctaAAATATTTGTCCAAGAACCTGTTCATAAATGTCAGAAGTGGTATTAATTCAGATCTGAGTCTAAAATCTGAGCTCTTCCTACTATGCTGTCATCAGACTCCAGACCTTAAGTTTATAACCAATTATATACATCATATTTTGTGAAAACACATAAATTTATGAAAGATTAAACACCTCTAAGTGCTTTGACAAATTCTCTTTTATTCATAGCACTATCAGGTGGGTCACTTATTTCTTTTGAGGGTTAGTTTTGTTCCTGTACATCATTACTGAGTTTTACGATctattgtttcttttatatttttctggtttttccAGGTTAGATTCTAATCTGTACTGTGATGTTCCAGATCTTTAAAAGCGACTTATATAAGaaggtattttacatttttagtttCTTGCTGACTATGGGGGGAGTCATTTTCTTTACATCATTATACAAGATCCCCAATTTCATCCTTATACTCTTACATGGCAAGGAACCAAATGTTAAGAAATGGTTCTATCTATAAGATACTACTCATTTAAAAAGAACGAAAATCTGAGTTTGTTTTCACAAGAAAATAACCAGTAACACAGATAAACTGTGATGAAGAAAGTAAATAAAGATAATTAAACATCGACTAAGGTTTATGTCATCATTCCTGGGTACTTTCCCTTTAATTTCTACTCCACGATTTTTCACTTATTCATCTGCTGCTTCGTCACTTTTCTACAGTTTCATACATTCCTCTTTTGTCATTTCAACTACTTTATATTTTCACTGGAACAGAACCCCATCTTCTAGTTTCGTTTCTGTTTTTTAGATTATGATCCTGAAGATCCTGGTATTATGAATAAattagcactcaataaatgcctACTAAAAGAATAATTAATCATTTATGTGTGAAGGGAAGAATTAACTCCATTAACTCAGAAATAAGCTTTACTTCTGAGTCAAAGAAAGAAGAtggaataaaatatctttttataattCTAAAATCCCAGTGTACTTTAAAAAGAACATGTGCCTTCTTAAGAGCAAACATCAAAGGATTAATTTATCAACCAACTTAGcattttttatagaaaaatcatgaagaaaaaaatgtgtattacaTTTTATTAAGGCGAAGTCTTAGGCTACAAGGTGTGAATATATCACAACTCTCTCTTACAGGTTCTTAGGATGGAAATGGTATGACCATAGATACCTTATAGTGTTTGGGCATAGCAGCATCACACTCTCCCTGAGGAACAGCTAGAGTTTTGGCTTGTGGGAGTGTTACCCAGGCTACTAGTCCTTCACTAGCAACCCAAGAACTTTGGTTTTACTACGcagtttgtctttctgtgttaAATGTGTTTGTGATCATCTGCCAACTATTATAGGCACGTATTACTTGAATCTGGTCAATCTGGACTAAACCTTTTTCCATGAGAGGAAGTGAAGGTATAGAAAGAATGAGTGACTTGCCCAGAGCATTTTTCTATTCAGATtcgattttttccccttcttggaGCCTGGTTTTGGGGTACGAGATAAAAACCCAGGTGAAACTAGCAATAAAATTTAACCTCTAAAGATCCCAGAAAAGATGCCTGGATTCCATGGGTAGtgtttgatttataattttttgttttggttgatAAGTGAAGTAAGGACTCATGCAAAGGGCCCAGGATAGTCCTGACTCCTCCAGCTGCCCCCTCTCACCCCACCAAAGTACTTGCTGGATTTCCTGAAGCTGGGACAGCAATTGGACCCATAAAATGAAGTTCATTAATGAAAACTAATTGAAAATTAATTCACCACAACTCCAGGGAAGAGCTtgcatttaaaatgttgtgttgttAGCGAGCAAGTCTCTAATCATCAGAGCATGGCAAAATACTTCAGAATGACATATAGGTTAATGAGGTGGTGAAGCATCGGAAGAACAAAGTCTTGTAATATTAAAATAGCCACCAGGCTTGAAACGACTGCCATGCCCCTCCCTCTGACTTCCCTTCATGCTTCATTCCACCTTCTTGTTTCATTGTCACTGGACAGAGCAGACCCCATGTTGTTATCCCTTCCCCCAACAAGTCTTTCCTTGAGATGAAATTCCATAATAATCTCCAAATTTTGGTTACTAAATATGAATTTTGTATATGCCACTTTACTCTGCAAATCCTGAGGAAtacactttttcatttttgaaatgtttattatGGAAGATTTCAAACctatagaagagagaaaaatgaaaacacttcaTCGGACTCTAATAGTTATCTACCAtgtatccatttaaaaatatattttagtaaacTTGAAAGAGCAAATATTTAGATTTATAGTAGTTTCTTTCTCACAAAATAGATATTGTGTTGTAGTAggcttgcttttcttctttctttctcattcatctaacaaatattcattaattaTGTACAGGATGAAACTAAGAAAGATTGGACAGTTATTCTTTAGAAATTCCACCCATATCTCTTCTAAAAAATTATCTAGGATCCTCTTGAAGCATCTTTACATGCAAATAGTTTCTAATCTtatatttatggattttttttctctgttaggTCTGATTCTCATTAACATTTTATCATCTTTCGGGCACTCCAAGTGGGATTGTTGTCCATGAAAATATCTACATACgtattttcattttgctcttaACACAATTCATAGTTATACTGGTATTAAAAATATTGGTAAACTGGTATGTGAAAGAATCTGATGAATCACTGCCTTTCCTCTctatagtattattttattacttttgaaaaTGATAAATTAAGGGAAGAATTTTGAAGATAAATCCTTACTCTCCATTTGGTTGTTACTAGAGtcaatttatatttcctttatctttatttctttcagcAAATCTCATCTCTCAACTTGTCCAAAATTTATTATTCAAGTATTCTAGCCTCAATCTCAATCCAAAGAAGATAATAAATACAATCTCTTTGTTATAACTCttagaaaatttttaagaaagctATTCAAAACTATCCAACTATTCTGGAATTCTTTCAAGGGATGGCGTTTACATGTACTTTCGCAGTAGAGCACAGCCCTCTTAAAATTCCTTCTTCACATCCTCCTGTATATGAGCTTAATTTTTCACTTCTTACAATATTATCTCAGGACAATTCTGCTTTGGTATCTTctttttaggatttctttttatttttgtatttcctcCCATATCATATCATTCTGATTTTTCCAACTAAAGGATTTAGGCAAACATATATTTGTGATACGGCTGTACTGTTATAACGTTTTGAAATAGGAACATTttaagtggagaaaaggaaactagaCAGTAAAAAGTTAACCAGCCTATGAAAACACCTAGCCCTGCCCCAGGTGGCCTAAGAGATTGATATTGGGCTCTgtgattttgttatttatttaattgtgaAGAAAAGGTCTTGtgtaattcagtttttaaaagaaggttTGATATAAAACTAGCATCCACAAGCTTATTAGTACTAGAGCCAGTTTCAGTGGGAAAATGGAGACACGAACAAGACACAGATTATCTCAATTTGAATATGTCAATTTAATATATTTGGTCAGGTATTTTCCTCCTTTGACTGAATTTCTTCTGCGTGTTATAGTTATTGATTGAAAGGAGCATTACATAGTCTATTTTGGGTTCCTTCCTTGCTCTGCTATGCAAGTATACTATGCTTAGGAAGAAACAACGTGATGAGTTGACAAGAATCCTGGAACAGGAAAAGAAGTAGACTGTTTAGCTGAAGGGATCCATTATAAGAGAGGAGCCCTAGACTGGACGCAAGAAGCAGCACGTAAAGTTGTCTTCTCCTTCACAGAAATACGAGCTTACCCACCCCACGTGTACTAAATGCAACACGCGCACACAACATTTCGTGACTTTCTGTACTAGTCTTTAGTTTCTAAAAGTCATACCCATTTTCTGTCAAGTTCCTTGGCAGTGGCCAATGAGGGGAATTTTAGGATATGAGCAAAGTTTTTGAATGACAGTATCAAAGAAAGCTTGAGTGTTTTCCTTTATTAACAACCAGTCAATTaagtatctctgattttccttaGATAACTTACAGTGGAACTTAGAGCTCAGTGTTGATCttgtaaaaagaatttttaactgtaaaaaacaaaataaaaaacagcaaaaaaagaatCCTTGGCTTAATTTGAGTTTGAGCATTTCAAAGCTGGTATTTGCAAACTTAGAAAAAAGAGCTTTTCATTAATCCATGATTTTGGAAACAGTTACTCTAACCCACAACCACATACAAATACAAAAATCCTAATGGGACTATTTTCTTACTAAGCCTGTAACAGTTTACATTCACCTAATGGCCTGGGGTTATGAGCAAACTACTCAATTAGAGAATTTAGGCTGGTTGCCCACATATTTTAGAGCAAATTATCCTTTCACAAATGCAGAACCCCCTATATAAAACGCCTAACCAGTATTTCCTGTAAAAAAATACTATTCCCTAAATTCCCACCTTGAACCTACTAAGAATTTCCCTTTTTGCTAGGGCAAAGattttatggaaatatttgtttttatatcacATACCTTACTGTCGGTCTTCCTGTGGGCTTGTGTTTTTGACCTTAAAGCAGTTAAGAATTTATAATCAAAACACTTCTAAATAAGATATTTCTTTTCTAAGTACTTTTGCTGAGTACTTAAGCTAAGAACCTTAAGTTGGAAGGTGTAGAATCCTGCCAATTCTTTGATAACAGATCTTCTGCTTGGGGGGTTAAATGAATTTCATGGTTATCCTTAACACTTACTATTTCTTCTtaggcttctttcatttaaaaggGGGTCGATGCTTCCAATCTATAAACACCTATTAAAAGTTCTCCACCCTTTTATACTTGGCTGCTGGTCTTAATTGTCTGCAGATGGGTGGATcactgcatttttatttcaaaggtaGAGATTTGCAAAATGTAAACGAGCCTATTAAAAGTTCTAAATCAAGACTCTCAACAACCATTAAAGGGATCCATGTGTAAATGGGGATAGAACTCAGTTTGAAAGTGTCTTTTGGTAACAAATGTTTTCACCCACATCTAAGTAAGAGTGCCTATCACCACCAGTGTGTTGCACATGTATTCAATACAAATAGTACATCACTAGAGGGGTATTTAAAAGTTTCCTGCAAAGTTTGGAACTAAGGAAAATATGTCTGGAaaacatttttcccttttataacGGTTGATAGATAAGAGATGCCATATAACTTATTCTACATTATAAGTTTTCACTGGgttgaaaagaagcaaaaataatttttacattttattcaacaaaataaaaaatcaatatcATATATACCTATAGtactaagaaatattttattgccCTTACTATGAAATCTCAAAATGTGACTATTTTCAGTTCACCTACTAAATTATTATTTCCCATCCtggtaaaattcttttttttaaaattgaacttcAGTTCGCAGTGTTGCTTGTGACTGAGAACTGAAACCCAAGCTAGTTGTTCTTGGCACTGTGGTGTTCTGGCTTATCTTGCCTAAGGGAATGACAGTTTATCTCAGATTCTGTGGTTTCTTCCATCCTTCTTTCACTAGCATTTCCCCTTAGTCTTGCTTTTCATTACCCCACCCTGATGGCCAGCCACTTCTAATCTATAAATTAAACAAAACGAAAACACAAAAGTGTGCTTCTTTTATCTCTGGAAATCAAACCCATCACAAACGCAATTTAGTTGGAGTTCTTTAGGTCCAAAACAGATATTACAAGTAGCACAAAATGTTGCTGGAAAGCCTGCACTTAAAAACCAACCTGAGATACTAACCTTGCAATGGAGGATATAATGAAATTGCTTTGGACTGCTTTATTAACTTTGGCTTTGAGCCCCACAATCTGTACCCAGTAGTCAAATCAAGGTTTGAACATCTGACAGCTATATTTCCTTCATCCTTTCTCTCAATGTAAGacagtttatttaattttagaagaATAGTATTTTCCAGTTTTAGTATTCAGATTACAGTGACAATATTTCAGAGACAGTCCAATCTttaaaactccattttgttttcttattcaatTGTTCTGTGTTACAAACAGGGAAGCAGAAGTTGGGTAtctaaatagaaacaaaaagacaatttaAGTTTTTCTCCTTCAGCTTGCAAACATACATTTACAAGctctcaacaaaattttacttttaaaagccattttaatatttgttatctTTTTCTGAGTAAAATAAGCTGATGCTTTTACATGTGGATCTTATTACGTGAAAAGCTGTCTAAGTCTGCTATTGAACATAATCATATGAATTACGAACTGTGACTTTATTCCTTTTATAATCTTTGTAGTTTTTGCCATTACTTTTACATGTCTATGTCTGGCATTATGTAGCTTTGAAACTatgccaaaaatatttattgtcgtATATCTGGCATTCTCATACTATGTGGCTGAGTTTGGTTTCCAAGCTAGGTAAAACTTACTAGCAGATACAGTTTGGCAtttgtttgaaaaaaatcatatgtaATTTAGTCCTGCTCCCCGCCCCCAATACAACCTTTGCACTCTTCAAACATGTATGGAGTTGAAATTCCAAAGTTTGAGCTGtctctttttccaattttgaaaatTCTTCAGTTTTTAAGTATATAACATGGAGCAAAATaatgacaacaaaagaaaacagaaaataaaaggacaaattTAACTGCAAACCAGGACAAGTATTTTGAAATACTTGTATGGATGATCtctgtaaaatattttccaagtatGCAAATCCTAGGAAGCTAGGGAAGAGTCTGAATGATACAGTGCAGTGCTGGTACTTTGTTACATGAACTAACAATAGtgataaaaagcaaaatagtgATAAAAAAGTTCCTTCAGTACTCTCTTTGTAGCTTGACtaataaaattctttaaagaagTATAGTCAGTTCCTGCTTAGGCATAGCATACTGCTCATGTAGTTTATTCTCATATACCTTCATATACATAAATAGACTATTTGCTTTATTTAAGATGTTTTTAAGGTGTTAAAGCATACTTTCTAGAAGAAAGTAGTCATGACTCATACAAATACAAATACCtatcaaatatttaatttaatgcaTTGATTAATGAAGGAAACTGTATAATGTTACATGCAATTCAGAGAAGAATTCAAAGAACCACATACATGTGGGCAATATGGAAAGCTAAAATATATTCGCAAATGATGCAAACCTGATCTATGCATAGGGCAATAATCAATGGCATTCTGTTGTATATAAGCAATAATCAATGGCATTCTGTTGTATATAACTTATTTACATTTCTAAGGACAAGAATCATTTGCATTATCCATTTTCTATAATTTACAGAGTAATGTATGAGAATTCTTACACCAGGTActttagatggtaaagactctattatttcaaatttaatataaattatttttatttatatatttattaattcctTTGGATCAACAAAAAATTGTTTTGAGTACCTATTATGTGTTAGGCATTGCATTTGATGCTGGAGATACAACAATGATCAAAAGTAGCCCTTGCAGATCTATAGTTTAATGTGGAGATAGATATTAATCAAATAAGcacaaaaatagataaacaattttaaatatgagTAAAACATGGAGTCTTAGAAGAGTCCGCAGGGCTCTGACAGGGTAGAACTTGTagaagtttactttttttttggtatatgaaAATTTATTACTATCGTGCTTTCATCATCAAAATTTATGATCTTGGTCTTTCCTTCTTGCCTTTGTATAAAGCCAAAAGAGAGACATTGGCTACTTTAACAGCCTTAAAGCGGACTCCAAGAACGGCACCAACAGCATGACCTTTGCAACCAAATCCAGCAACCAGAGCTTCATCattttcctcaataaaattcAGGCAACCACCATTGGGTACAAAAGCAGTGATTTTTTTGCCATTCTTGATTAGCTGAACCCTGACACACTTCCTGATGGCAGAATTTGGCTGTTTGACTTCAACTCCTactttttccagcaccatttccTTGGCATGAGAAATGCCACCAAAAGGGTTGGCCTTCAGGGCAATGCCCAAATGAGCTTTCTTGTACTGTGTATCATGCCGCTTCTGGTCTTGTCGGTGGCTATGGAGCTTCCTGGCAGTAGGAAGACCGTGACACTTGCCCATCCTGCTGGCGCTGTGGGCCTGAGCGAAAGAGAATTTTACTCTAAGTAACATCTATATTTCCTGATTTTTGTATTTATCAAAGGTGATGCTTTAACttagaaatctatttttaaaaattttatcttgctGGGTTAATTATTCATACAAAACCTAGTAATTCTGCAATAAACAAATGtctaatatttacatattttagtaTTATTATAAAACTACTGTGTAACATAAACTTCTGTGTTAATTTATCAATTAGGATCATAGAAGAGAATCATAGATGGTAACAATTAGTAAAGTCAAAACTAAATCAGCTAATCTTTTGCCAGTTGCTTCTTCTGCAGTCCTTCTTCCTCTTCACACCCAACACCCCCACACTATTTTCCATATAGTTCAGCAATCATTCCCCTTATTCGAAACATGACAGGCAATATATTTGGCCCCCCAAAAGAAGTCACTCTTCAGTGCTTTAGAATCCATGACATTCTATATTTGGAAAGACTCTAAGTACCTGAGTGTTACCCAGTGCTGAAGTGTCACTGGGCACTTCTGTTGTCCATTCTAGTAATTTTATTCCCTTTATCTTCAAAGATCCAATTAGAAGATTGCTTTTATGAAGATCAATTTGATAATACACAAGATACAGATTCATTCACTTTTTGAACAGATTGTAGATATCCACATCACAAAAGCTAAATTTATCAATATGAATGTGCACCTAGCAGCAGAAATAcacattttagtttttcttttttcccatagtAATAGTGATAGCTGCGAGCtaagtttttccttcttttccagatACTCCTTTTGATCTTATATGGGAAGCCACTGAAAATGACCCAGCACTTTTAGCCCTTTACCTAGTGTCTTAGATCAGGCTTCCTAGAAGCAGATCATCAGATGAGGATTCATGTGCAAGTGATTCATTAAGAAAGTACTCCTGGGGGAAACCAAGAAGGGGATGTGGAAAGCAGGACAGGAAAGAGAAGACATACAAGCAAGGATGAATCTCAGGCCAACTCTGATAGAGAGTAGTTTCAGCCTGTGATTTGCAAGGGAATCTAAAATGTAAGTTATACCTCAGGATTGTCCTAATAGCAGAGGGTAAGGGGGCTGGTCTTTCATACTGTGGCACACATCAGTCCCCCCTGGGTGAGGTAGGGTCGGGGGAAGTAAATTCCTAAGACTTTCCAGTGTTCCTAGAACATCTTCTGAAAAACAGTCCAGTGTTTGATTTTGAAAGCAGAAACACATAAAGAGGTAAAACAAGATCTGAGGCTACTGGGGAGAAACATCGGCAGTGCTTGCAACACCCTGTCTGGGCACTCCCCCCAAATCCATTCTCCTTTTCTTCATGAGCACATAGTTAGCGGGTCTCCTTTGCCAACCATGGCCCTATAACTGTGTTCTCTTCAATGGAACAGAGTGCAAGTGATACGTGCCACTTCTGGGCCTAGGATAGCTTCACATATActgtttttctcctctctgctggCTGGAACTCTGGGTGATCCAGCTTATACTATAAGAATAATGACAATGACCTAAGGTTTGATGATGCAATATGATGGAAGGGCTTGGGTCACTGAACGACTTCTTGATGATCCAGAGCAGTCAGGGTGGACTGTTAGGTGAGAAACAAACCTCTTCTTCAAACCACTGAATTATCGTTGGGTCTTTA carries:
- the LOC128043652 gene encoding 40S ribosomal protein S23-like; the protein is MGKCHGLPTARKLHSHRQDQKRHDTQYKKAHLGIALKANPFGGISHAKEMVLEKVGVEVKQPNSAIRKCVRVQLIKNGKKITAFVPNGGCLNFIEENDEALVAGFGCKGHAVGAVLGVRFKAVKVANVSLLALYKGKKERPRS